One genomic segment of Nitrosopumilus sp. b3 includes these proteins:
- a CDS encoding peptidase has translation MFFPVAHADVFIPDSEYAGYYDYEGIYTVVGNVKNQNDFALIPTITISIIDDETKITKTLNHVPIPPMTDIPFKLKFPEINSKNPDVLKAELKYIKTEKSPIPIQIIYDKTLITHDDGHVTGRIINIGNQTVYNPKIFAIVHGYEKYILDVAQNIDRIEKIKPGEILNFTIYPDPSVSEPVRFYSCFAPVDTTVIPVTTKKDDGNFDFRYDSGAWYSAAKFDETGTILSIKGYNSYPLETYANFEFPPISGNEKFSVTLNDEPIEFIQSIDEMGFWHVAFKVGPTSQGVLKISGFEKGLPPEFPKIPQWIKVNTEWWITNQISDLEFLEGIDFLFEKQIISVPERDVLSESQWKIPQWVKVSAGWWYEEKISDDDFLNIIENLVQRKIIVV, from the coding sequence ATGTTTTTTCCAGTTGCTCATGCTGATGTTTTCATACCTGATTCTGAATACGCTGGCTATTATGATTATGAAGGAATTTACACCGTTGTTGGTAATGTTAAAAATCAAAATGATTTTGCATTAATCCCAACGATCACTATATCAATAATTGACGATGAAACAAAAATCACCAAGACCCTTAATCACGTTCCAATTCCTCCAATGACTGACATTCCATTCAAACTAAAATTTCCAGAGATTAATAGTAAAAATCCTGATGTATTAAAAGCAGAATTAAAATATATCAAGACTGAAAAATCTCCAATTCCCATACAAATTATCTACGATAAAACTTTGATAACTCATGATGATGGTCATGTCACTGGTAGAATCATAAATATTGGAAATCAAACTGTATACAATCCCAAAATCTTTGCAATTGTACATGGATATGAAAAATACATCTTAGATGTTGCTCAAAACATTGATCGTATTGAAAAAATCAAACCTGGAGAAATTCTAAACTTTACAATATATCCTGATCCATCTGTTTCTGAACCCGTTCGCTTTTACTCTTGTTTTGCACCTGTAGATACTACAGTAATTCCTGTTACTACAAAAAAAGATGATGGGAATTTTGATTTCAGATATGACTCTGGTGCATGGTATTCTGCTGCAAAATTTGATGAAACAGGAACTATACTTAGCATCAAAGGATACAATAGCTATCCATTGGAAACATATGCAAACTTTGAATTTCCACCAATTTCTGGGAATGAAAAATTTTCTGTAACTCTAAATGATGAACCTATAGAATTTATTCAAAGCATTGATGAGATGGGATTTTGGCATGTTGCATTCAAAGTTGGGCCAACCTCACAAGGAGTTTTGAAAATTTCAGGCTTTGAAAAAGGATTGCCTCCAGAATTCCCAAAAATCCCACAATGGATCAAAGTAAATACAGAATGGTGGATTACAAACCAAATCTCTGATTTAGAATTTCTTGAAGGAATAGATTTTTTGTTTGAAAAACAAATAATTTCAGTTCCTGAACGAGATGTACTTTCTGAATCTCAATGGAAAATTCCACAATGGGTAAAAGTCTCTGCTGGATGGTGGTATGAAGAAAAAATCTCTGATGATGATTTTTTAAATATAATTGAAAATCTTGTTCAAAGAAAAATAATTGTTGTATAA
- a CDS encoding winged helix-turn-helix transcriptional regulator, producing MTDRDSKLQQIIEENPGIQFREIMRSSGLKNGVLSHYLGKLEKNGIIKVIRGPRQARFYPPQITEEESIVIKALRKQTPRDLLLALIKEDGLEFSQLVKEVGKSPSTVSLYLSQIVDDGLVEIKLIHLKKRYYIKAKELIDKLVEDYRPSSIEKPTSGFEDIINSF from the coding sequence ATGACTGATAGAGATTCCAAATTACAACAAATCATTGAAGAAAATCCTGGAATTCAATTCCGAGAGATTATGCGCTCATCTGGATTAAAAAATGGCGTGCTTAGTCATTATCTTGGAAAATTAGAAAAAAACGGAATCATCAAAGTTATTCGTGGTCCACGCCAAGCAAGATTCTATCCCCCTCAAATTACTGAAGAAGAGTCTATTGTGATAAAAGCATTAAGAAAACAAACTCCACGTGACTTGTTACTTGCATTAATCAAAGAAGACGGCTTAGAGTTTAGTCAATTGGTAAAAGAGGTTGGAAAATCACCATCAACTGTTTCATTATATCTCTCACAAATTGTAGATGATGGACTAGTTGAAATAAAACTAATTCATCTCAAAAAGAGATATTATATTAAAGCAAAAGAGCTCATAGATAAATTAGTTGAAGACTATAGACCAAGCTCAATTGAGAAACCGACATCTGGATTCGAAGATATCATCAACTCTTTCTAA